From Camelina sativa cultivar DH55 chromosome 7, Cs, whole genome shotgun sequence, one genomic window encodes:
- the LOC104704466 gene encoding zinc finger MYM-type protein 1-like encodes MSFRSYPTGSQKKHKKDKDDAFVKSQSGAILKFLRKPENPTDSMENENEPSRVNDQFDDPMDNENEQDDENANKVGDQNVNREDNQNVSEEDDENNDKSKEHHELLDIYDPGNWGKVEPGLRIIMVEKGPAARQPVDFTFPREKISGRHFSHSYYGRVLSNGEKQDRRWLVYSKTLDKIFCFCCKLFTRDKNPSHMASKGFSDWKNILERLKKHETSHEHIKCMSQWMELESRLKKDQTIDKHVQQELRKERIYWKDVMLRIFSLVKTLAKQNLAFRGRTEKLKAEGNENFLSFIDMMAKWEPIMREHVRRYEDGESRYHYLSNKIQNELITRIADEIKGIILKKIQGAKYFSVIVDCTPDTSHHEQMTLILRCVDVSTSSAKIEEYFLTFLIVDDTSGEGLFHEIQDVLVALDLNINDVRGQGYDNGSNMKGKHKGVQKRFIDVNPRAFYTPCGCHSLNLALCDMATTSEKAISFFGIIQRIYCLFASSTKWWKILEDMVGGLTVKNLSQTRWESHVECVKAIRFQAPKIRDALIYIAETTNDPKARSDAECLATSETHGIGNYEFLLSMVIWYKLLFVVNTVSKSLQSQDMDTEVAVSQLKGLVSFFQNYRETGFESAKSEVQQIAESMEIETIFPTKQKRVTRRKKFFDEEPERVDETKNLSPEESFRISYFIQVMDQALYSLETRFEQFQKYEQTFGFLFDLEKLKSASDDSLRASCTNLEGCLKHGDHSDVIGDDLYFELSVLKDALPEDCKRPIEVLNYLKGMEDCYPNSWIAYRILLTIPVSVATAERSFSKLKLIKSYLRSTMSQERLNGLAIISIERELVGDLDYEKLPPISSLP; translated from the exons ATGTCTTTTAGATCGTATCCAACTGGATcacaaaagaaacataagaaAGACAAAGATGATGCGTTTGTGAAATCACAATCAGGGGCAATACTCAAGTTTCTTAGAAAACCTGAAAATCCTACTGATTCAATGGAGAATGAGAATGAACCCTCGAGAGTAAATGATCAGTTTGATGATCCAATGGATAACGAGAATGAACAAGATGATGAGAATGCTAACAAGGTAGGGGATCAGAATGTTAACAGAGAAGACAATCAGAATGtcagtgaagaagatgatgaaaacaatgatAAATCAAAAGAGCATCATGAACTTCTAGATATTTATGATCCTGGAAATTGGGGAAAGGTTGAGCCTGGACTAAGAATTATTATGGTTGAAAAAGGTCCTGCTGCAAGACAACCTGTGGATTTTACTTTTCCGAGAGAGAAGATTAGTGGTCGACATTTCTCTCATTCATACTATGGACGTGTTTTGAGTAATGGAGAGAAACAAGACAGGCGTTGGCTAGTTTACTCAAAGACATTAgataaaatcttttgtttttgctgtaAATTGTTTACCCGAGATAAAAATCCTAGTCACATGGCATCTAAAGGATTTAGTGACtggaaaaatattttggaaCGGCTTAAGAAGCACGAGACTAGTCATGAGCATATTAAATGCATGAGTCAATGGATGGAACTTGAATCGAGGCTCAAGAAAGATCAAACGATCGATAAGCATGTGCAACAAGAACTGAGGAAAGAGAGAATTTATTGGAAAGATGTGATGCTTAGAATATTTTCGTTGGTAAAGACTCTTGCTAAACAAAATCTAGCATTCCGTGGAAGAACAGAGAAGCTAAAAGCAGAGGGTAATGAGAATTTCTTAAGTTTTATTGACATGATGGCTAAGTGGGAGCCGATAATGAGGGAACATGTTAGGCGGTATGAAGATGGTGAATCTCGTTACCATTATCTCAGCAATAAAATTCAGAATGAACTGATAACAAGGATAGCAGATGAGATCAAGGGTATAATCTTAAAAAAGATCCAAGGTGCGAAATATTTTTCTGTCATTGTTGATTGTACTCCAGATACTAGTCATCATGAACAGATGACTCTTATTCTTCGATGTGTTGATGTTTCAACATCTTCAGCTAAGATAGAAGAATATTTTCTCACGTTCTTGATAGTTGATGACACGTCTGGAGAAGGGCTTTTTCATGAGATTCAGGATGTGTTGGTTGCTCTTGATTTAAACATTAATGATGTGAGGGGACAAGGATATGATAATGGGTCTAATATGAAGGGGAAACATAAAGGAGTACAAAAGAGATTCATTGATGTCAATCCACGTGCATTTTATACTCCGTGTGGTTGTCACAGTCTTAATCTTGCACTTTGCGATATGGCGACCACTTCTGAAAAAGCAATTTCATTTTTTGGGATAATCCAGCGTATATATTGTCTATTTGCATCTTCAACTAAGTGGTGGAAGATATTGGAAGATATGGTGGGAGGTTTGACTGTTAAAAATTTATCACAAACTCGATGGGAGAGTCATGTTGAATGCGTTAAGGCAATAAGGTTTCAAGCTCCAAAAATAAGAGATGCTTTGATTTATATAGCTGAAACTACTAATGATCCAAAAGCACGAAGTGATGCTGAGTGTCTTGCGACAAGTGAAACACATGGGATTGGAAACTATGAATTCTTGTTGTCTATGGTGATTTGGTACAAACTTCTATTTGTTGTTAATACCGTAAGTAAGAGTTTGCAGTCACAAGACATGGATACTGAAGTTGCTGTTTCCCAGTTAAAAggacttgtttctttttttcaaaattatcgAGAGACGGGGTTTGAGAGTGCAAAATCAGAGGTCCAACAAATAGCAGAATCTATGGAGATTGAAACCATATTTCCTACTAAGCAAAAACGTGTCACCAGAAGAAAGAAGTTTTTTGATGAGGAACCTGAGAGAGTTGACGAAACTAAGAATTTATCTCCAGAAGAGAGCTTTAGAATTTCTTATTTCATCCAAGTTATGGATCAAGCTCTATATTCTCTTGAGACAAGATTTGAGCAATTTCAAAAGTATGAGCAAACATTTGGATTCCTATTTGATTTGGAGAAATTGAAGTCAGCAAGTGATGATAGTTTGAGAGCGTCTTGTACAAATCTTGAAGGATGTCTAAAACATGGAGATCATTCAGATGTTATTGGGGATGATTTGTATTTTGAACTATCAGTTCTAAAAGATGCATTGCCTGAAGACTGCAAGAGACCTATTGAGGTGTTGAACTATTTGAAAGGAATGGAAGATTGTTACCCAAACTCATGGATTGCTTATCGCATATTGTTGACAATTCCAGTTTCTGTTGCCACTGCTGAGAGAAGTTTTTCAAAGTTAAAGTTGATCAAGTCATATTTGCGATCAACTATGTCACAAGAAAGATTGAATGGGCTAGCTATCATATCCATAGAAAGAGAACTAGTTGGGGACCTAGATTATGAGAAGTTG cccCCGATTTCAAGTTTGCCTTAA
- the LOC104700790 gene encoding probable WRKY transcription factor 19: MDHLVAIMEHWKEKNLVIIPIYFKVTRQDIFGLKGKSEAAFLHLQSSVQEDRVQKWKMALAEIASIDGHEWTKGTQVVLAEEVVRNACLRLYLKNSKNLVRILALLNQSQPSDADIVGIWGMAGIGKTSIAREIFGTLAPKYDLCYFYKTLI; the protein is encoded by the exons ATGGATCATCTTGTGGCAATCATGGAGCACTGGAAAGAGAAAAACCTTGTGATTATTCCTATATATTTCAAAGTAACACGTCAAGACATTTTTGGATTGAAAGGCAAGTCTGAAGCAGCGTTTCTGCACCTTCAGAGTTCTGTCCAGGAAGACAGAGTTCAGAAATGGAAGATGGCTCTGGCTGAAATAGCATCCATAGATGGACATGAATGGACAAAAGG GACTCAGGTTGTGCTTGCGGAGGAAGTTGTAAGAAACGCATGCTTAAggttatatttgaaaaatagcAAGAATCTGGTCAGAATCTTAGCATTGTTAAATCAGTCCCAACCTTCAGATGCAGACATTGTGGGGATTTGGGGTATGGCAGGAATAGGTAAGACATCTATTGCTAGAGAAATTTTTGGAACTCTAGCACCAAAATATGATTTGTGTTACTTCTACAAGACTTTGATCTAA
- the LOC104700791 gene encoding protein SUPPRESSOR OF npr1-1, CONSTITUTIVE 1-like: MVCLSGGFPQLHTLSILGLLEWEEWVVEEGSMPLLHTMTISDCKKLKVFPDGFRFSYSLKDVVMDNEWKERLSKGGEDYYKFQHIPFVKFSGVCTMETLSSSLGDHMASTSEVLPIRSHDVDESDSTKEMMTQESECILVFSCNDNHDVEESHYMEAILKELQERGVTPLTCNLSGRESLNTNMLERCSVGIMVLSTSYVCSTQSMDHLVAIMEHWKEKNLVIIPIYFKVTRQDIFGLKGKSEAAFLHLQSSVQEDRVQKWKMALAEIASIDGHEWTKGTQVVLAEEVVRNACLRLYLKNSKNLVRILALLNQSQPSDADIVGIWGMAGIGKTSIAREIFGTLAPKYDLCYFYKTLI; encoded by the exons ATGGTTTGCTTGAGCGGGGGGTTTCCTCAATTGCATACGCTTTCAATATTGGGACTATTGGAATGGGAAGAGTGGGTCGTAGAAGAAGGCTCCATGCCCCTGCTTCATACTATGACTATTAGTGACTGTAAGAAACTAAAGGTATTTCCTGATGGGTTCAGATTTAGCTACAGTTTGAAGGATGTTGTTATGGACAATGAATGGAAGGAGAGATTGTCCAAAGGAGGAGAAGATTATTACAAATTCCAACACATCCCTTTTGTTAAATTCTCTGGCGTATGTACTATGGAAACTCTATCTTCGTCTCTAGGTGATCACATGGCCAGTACAAGTGAAGTTCTTCCTATCCGCAGCCATGATGTTGACGAATCTGATTCTACTAAAGAGATGATGACTCAAGAATCAGAATGCATATTAGTCTTTTCATGCAATGACAACCATGATGTGGAAGAATCACATTACATGGAAGCCATCTTAAAAGAGTTGCAAGAGCGGGGGGTCACACCTTTGACATGTAATCTATCTGGTAGAGAGAGTTTGAACACAAATATGCTAGAAAGATGTAGTGTTGGTATTATGGTACTTTCAACTAGTTACGTTTGTTCTACACAGTCCATGGATCATCTTGTGGCAATCATGGAGCACTGGAAAGAGAAAAACCTTGTGATTATTCCTATATATTTCAAAGTAACACGTCAAGACATTTTTGGATTGAAAGGCAAGTCTGAAGCAGCGTTTCTGCACCTTCAGAGTTCTGTCCAGGAAGACAGAGTTCAGAAATGGAAGATGGCTCTGGCTGAAATAGCATCCATAGATGGACATGAATGGACAAAAGG GACTCAGGTTGTGCTTGCGGAGGAAGTTGTAAGAAACGCATGCTTAAggttatatttgaaaaatagcAAGAATCTGGTCAGAATCTTAGCATTGTTAAATCAGTCCCAACCTTCAGATGCAGACATTGTGGGGATTTGGGGTATGGCAGGAATAGGTAAGACATCTATTGCTAGAGAAATTTTTGGAACTCTAGCACCAAAATATGATTTGTGTTACTTCTACAAGACTTTGATCTAA
- the LOC104704467 gene encoding glutathione S-transferase U15-like, with protein MGEREEVKLLGTWYSPVVLRAKIALRLKSVDYDYVEEDLFGSKSELLLKSNPVYQKVPVLIHNSKPVCESLNIVEYIDETWKSSGPSILPSHPHDRALARFWSAFVDDKWFPVFIAASVGNTKVFDCP; from the exons atgggagagagagaggaggtgAAACTGTTGGGAACATGGTACAGTCCGGTCGTGTTAAGAGCAAAGATAGCTCTTCGTCTCAAATCGGTTGATTATGATTACGTTGAAGAAGATTTGTTCGGATCCAAGAGTGAGCTTCTTCTCAAATCTAACCCGGTTTACCAGAAAGTCCCGGTTCTCATCCACAACAGTAAACCGGTTTGTGAGTCTCTTAACATCGTTGAATACATCGATGAGACGTGGAAATCATCTGGACCGTCCATTCTTCCTTCTCATCCTCATGATCGAGCTCTCGCTCGCTTCTGGTCTGCCTTCGTTGATGACAAG TGGTTTCCAGTTTTCATAGCGGCGAGTGTTGGAAACACAAAAGTCTTTGATTGTCCTTGA
- the LOC104700789 gene encoding probable WRKY transcription factor 19: MPFFLPIGTTLDLTCQVKGLRKMRDDFLATVFGEEKLSIGASDIKPSFMRDWFQGNKILVVFDDVSNSRDVETVLGGYVWFSHGHRIILTSRRKQVLVQCKAKEPYEFQKLCEFESSRLCKQYLNGEDVVISELMSCSSGIPLALNVLGSSVSKQDRSNMMEHLQSLRRNPPTQIQDAFKRSFGGLDENEKNIFLDLACFFTGENKDDVVQLLDACGFFTYLGISDLIDESLISVVDNKIEMPVPFQDIGRFLVNEEDENPCERSRLWDSKDISNVLTCNSGTDSIEGIFMDASDLTCELSPTVFGKMYRLRLLKLYGNQCKLRLSQGLETLPDELRLLHWENYPLKCLSQKFNPENLVEVNMPYSNMKKLWEGKKSLEKLKKIKLSHSRNLADITVLSEALNVEHIDLEGCTSLVDVSTSIPSCGKLVSLNLKDCSQLVKLPAMFGLTSLKLLRMSGCSELEEIEDFAPNLIELYLSGTSIRELPLSIESLSELVTLDLEHCTRLKYLPNGISNLRSMVELKLFGCTSLDQKSLEST; encoded by the exons ATGCCTTTTTTCTTACCCATAGGCACGACCCTGGATCTAACGTGTCAAGTGAAAGGGCTGAGGAAAATGCGTGATGATTTCTTAGCTACTGTGTTTGGGGAAGAAAAACTAAGTATAGGGGCATCTGATATAAAACCGAGTTTCATGAGGGACTGGTTCCAGGGAAATAaaattcttgttgtttttgatgaCGTGAGTAATTCTAGAGATGTAGAAACTGTACTTGGAGGGTATGTCTGGTTTTCTCATGGTCACAGAATCATCTTAACCTCTAGGAGAAAACAAGTTCTTGTACAGTGCAAGGCTAAAGAGCCATACGAGTTCCAAAAGCTATGCGAGTTTGAATCTTCTCGTCTTTGCAAGCAATATTTGAATGGAGAAGATGTGGTCATCTCGGAACTTATGAGCTGCAGTAGTGGTATCCCATTGGCTCTCAATGTTTTAGGTTCCTCTGTATCGAAGCAGGATAGAAGCAATATGATGGAACATCTACAAAGCTTGCGGAGAAATCCTCCAACTCAGATTCAAGACGCATTTAAGAGAAGCTTTGGTGGACTAGACGAAAACGAAAAGAACATATTCTTGGATCTTGCATGTTTTTTCACAGGGGAGAACAAAGATGATGTGGTGCAACTACTTGATGCTTGCGGGTTTTTTACATATTTGGGAATCTCTGATCTCATTGACGAGTCTCTCATTAGCGTTGTAGATAATAAAATAGAGATGCCTGTTCCTTTTCAAGACATTGGTCGATTTCTAGTtaatgaagaagacgagaatCCATGCGAACGTAGCAGACTATGGGACTCTAAAGACATTTCTAATGTATTGACATGTAATTCT GGAACTGACTCGATCGAAGGCATTTTCATGGATGCATCTGACTTGACCTGTGAGCTTAGTCCTACTGTGTTTGGTAAGATGTATAGACTTAGATTGCTGAAGCTCTATGGGAACCAGTGCAAGCTACGTTTATCTCAAGGCCTCGAGACTTTGCCTGATGAGCTCAGGTTACTTCACTGGGAGAATTACCCTCTGAAATGCTTGTCTCAAAAATTTAATCCTGAGAACCTTGTAGAGGTAAACATGCCTTATAGCAACATGAAGAAGCTATGGGAAGGGAAGAAA AGTCTCGAGAAGctaaagaaaattaaactgAGTCACTCCAGAAACTTAGCTGACATTACGGTGTTATCAGAAGCCCTGAACGTTGAACATATTGATCTCGAAGGATGTACGAGTCTTGTTGACGTTAGCACATCTATTCCTAGTTGTGGGAAGCTTGTTTCCTTGAATTTGAAAGACTGTTCACAGTTGGTAAAGCTGCCTGCTATGTTCGGGTTAACATCTCTCAAGCTTCTTCGTATGTCTGGTTGTTCAGAGCTCGAGGAGATTGAGGATTTTGCACCAAACTTGATAGAGTTATATCTATCTGGGACTTCCATAAGAGAACTTCCATTGTCAATCGAGAGTCTTTCTGAACTTGTTACACTTGATCTTGAGCACTGCACAAGGCTTAAGTATCTACCAAACGGAATAAGCAACTTACGATCTATGGTGGAGCTTAAGCTGTTTGGTTGCACAAGTCTTGATCAAAAAAGCTTGGAATCTACATGA